The Primulina tabacum isolate GXHZ01 chromosome 16, ASM2559414v2, whole genome shotgun sequence genome window below encodes:
- the LOC142529704 gene encoding uncharacterized protein LOC142529704 — MSNQILDSSSDDLWMVVRKRPVRFSLLEYCLITGLDWAIEPEDLPDRGVFGTTHFLGKADIVLGDLEGKIIVQEHNETGLDMEKIKMASLYFCCAIFGEATRKKTTKIDPKYLRLVDDLDMFNHYPWGRVAYRDAVRCLKKDLLGRYNYLAEAQGRKEVEGSFLVGGFVLPLQIFAYECYPSVAHKLARRRDVDGLMLPRMFQWVTKTWASNRAPTGVEIAAAFGDCPIDDCLGFLTPTPEELVAPYYTTGHFVDSAPDAVITRVLELWRQG; from the exons ATGAGTAACCAGATACTTGATAGTAGTAGTGATGATTTGTGGATGGTGGTGCGCAAAAGGCCTGTTAGATTTTCTTTGTTAGAGTATTGTTTAATAACGGGTCTCGATTGGGCTATAGAGCCCGAAGATTTACCAGATAGAGGTGTATTTGGCACCACACATTTTCTCGGTAAGGCTGATATTGTTTTGGGTGATTTGGAGGGAAAGATTATTGTCCAAGAGCATAACGAGACTGGTCTAGACATGGAGAAGATAAAGATGGCTAGTCTATACTTTTGTTGTGCCATATTCGGTGAGGCGACGAGGAAAAAGACGACGAAGATCGACcctaaatacttgaggctcGTAGATGATTTGGATATGTTCAACCATTATCCCTGGGGTAGAGTAGCCTATCGGGATGCGGTCCGATGTCTGAAGAAGGATCTTTTAGGACGATATAATTACCTCGCCGAGGCACAGGGCCGGAAAGAAGTTGAGGGCAGCTTCCTTGTCGGTGGTTTTGTTCTTCCTCTGCag ATCTTCGCTTATGAATGTTATCCGAGCGTGGCACATAAGTTAGCAAGGAGAAGAGATGTGGACGGTTTGATGTTGCCCAGGATGTTTCAGTGGGTGACTAAGACGTGGGCGTCAAACCGTGCCCCAACTGGTGTTGAAATCGCTGCAGCCTTCGGTGATTGTCCTATAGAT GATTGTCTGGGATTTTTGACTCCTACTCCTGAGGAGCTAGTTGCACCGTATTATACGACCGGGCATTTTGTTGATTCTGCGCCTGATGCGGTGATCACTCGGGTACTCGAGCTCTGGAGGCAGGGTTAG